A DNA window from Methylocystis heyeri contains the following coding sequences:
- a CDS encoding glycosyl hydrolase family 8, producing the protein MRLALSILMLGAALSLAAMQARAQTPPRAQQDPQTKAAPQPAQTPAAPQQGAAPQAPAEPKPEPKLALDSRALPLGGTLRAPALWQAYKSHFITNEGRVVDTGNNDISHSEGQGYAMLLAVAANDRTMFERLWGWTRANLMVRDDELIAWRWEPRKRPGVADLNNASDGDILVAWALAEAAELWGDLSYRTAARRIAVEVARKVVLFKTKIGAILLPAVSGFHADDRADGPIVNLSYYVFPAFARLPLVAPEVDWVGLTQTGLDLLDMTRTTPQALPPDWMSLKDWKYAPAQGFPPQFSYNAVRVPLYLAWAGIGEREQYAPFMALVVRTRGALSIVDVATGKDIGSFGETGIGAIGALTACAFEGSKAPPQLLASHSDENYYPATLHMLALVAMQMRYPSCLRK; encoded by the coding sequence TTGAGGCTCGCGCTCTCCATCCTCATGCTCGGCGCGGCTCTGTCATTGGCGGCGATGCAGGCGCGCGCGCAGACGCCTCCGCGGGCTCAGCAAGATCCGCAGACCAAGGCTGCGCCGCAGCCGGCGCAGACGCCGGCCGCCCCGCAGCAGGGGGCGGCGCCTCAGGCCCCGGCGGAGCCCAAGCCCGAGCCGAAGCTTGCGCTCGATTCTCGTGCGCTTCCGCTCGGTGGAACTTTGCGCGCCCCGGCCTTGTGGCAGGCCTACAAGTCGCATTTCATCACCAATGAGGGCCGCGTCGTCGACACCGGCAACAACGACATCAGCCACAGCGAAGGGCAGGGCTACGCCATGCTGCTCGCGGTCGCCGCCAACGACCGCACGATGTTCGAGCGTCTGTGGGGTTGGACCCGCGCCAATCTGATGGTCCGCGACGACGAACTGATCGCCTGGCGCTGGGAGCCGCGCAAGAGACCCGGCGTCGCCGACCTCAACAATGCGTCCGACGGGGATATACTCGTCGCCTGGGCGTTGGCCGAAGCCGCGGAATTGTGGGGCGATCTCTCCTATCGGACGGCGGCCCGCCGCATCGCGGTGGAAGTCGCGCGCAAGGTCGTGCTGTTCAAGACCAAGATCGGCGCGATCCTGTTGCCGGCCGTCTCGGGCTTTCACGCCGACGATCGGGCCGACGGGCCGATCGTCAATCTGTCCTATTACGTGTTTCCCGCTTTCGCGCGGCTTCCCCTCGTCGCGCCCGAGGTCGATTGGGTCGGTCTCACCCAGACAGGGCTCGACCTGCTCGACATGACGCGGACCACGCCGCAGGCGCTGCCGCCGGACTGGATGTCCCTCAAGGACTGGAAATATGCGCCGGCGCAGGGTTTCCCTCCGCAGTTCTCGTACAATGCGGTGCGCGTGCCGCTTTACCTGGCCTGGGCGGGCATCGGCGAGCGCGAGCAATACGCTCCTTTCATGGCGCTGGTCGTGCGCACGCGCGGGGCTCTGTCGATCGTCGACGTCGCTACCGGAAAAGACATCGGCTCCTTCGGCGAGACGGGGATCGGCGCCATCGGAGCCCTCACCGCCTGCGCCTTCGAGGGCTCGAAGGCGCCGCCGCAGCTGCTCGCCAGCCACTCCGACGAAAACTATTACCCTGCGACTTTGCATATGCTCGCTCTGGTCGCAATGCAGATGAGGTACCCGTCGTGCCTGCGAAAAT
- a CDS encoding cellulose biosynthesis cyclic di-GMP-binding regulatory protein BcsB, with the protein MKLFPSIPVLVVSAALLCALCAGGPSAEAQVFLTAPSDVAKVRIKESAPAARAPTFAPFVYPGTARPEPQYQPERVTQLQPAAKPSAAAPAPTRASPSQIPGPPASSAPAQRSPAAPAAPLADSSASRAASVSSALGAGTVLRHLTNNVQGFRLAGEIGASEWPMYVTDAQARRKLQFQIGYIAAVSVMPEASTMTLMINDEIVGETPIRAVAAVKTVVFDIPQNLLRPGFNSIRISTDQRHRVDCSIEATYELWTQIDPTQTGLILSEADASIDNLADLGALLPDEQGALPIRAVLPRNPQPANVARVSRAAQLISIIGRFEQPVIDAGAPAGGRYGVNLVVGVGREVVDVLGPNVLSYIDRPRAVVLPATADRRTTIVITGATPAQVDDALKLFIVGKTLKGAPAGIRAAAAFPGYRVEGGQRVKLRDLGLVSEEFSGRLFRVAFNIVMPSDFYPADYGRASVSVAGGYAPGLTSRAQLMMKINDRTAVSLGLLKSSGDVFRDNPLPLPLGFLRPGLNRIEIEAQVPTKSDESCDPLATINASNRFLFLDQTEIRIPAIARVGRMPDLAVTATGGFPYAGAARKPKLYLPSFDEKSIGAALTVAAHLGVVAGSPLNFEVTTTPPGKGQGPTLAVGPFESLDPSIMRQLLMPISDLREVWKTKINAPAQVHRDNEILTPREAAARNRELLQANFPMACHVPSSREAKRAIGGRVRFADIDFNSVASVLDLASAATLESKDDPGAAPQSRDLFEEWDAKMHADKSVSNVVRAWFMRAREWGVSKFTDAGSWMRKGLEQSETEERLVTADVLLALAQNILGDSSEDVWTVVTGPNADYLSEAVSCLVDPRVSRQIAGRLSTLDILQARMNVAYTETPRFVATQPPSIGNIRLIAAGWLSLHALVYVLSALSISAVLALSTRIFVRNVGRKTD; encoded by the coding sequence ATGAAGCTGTTTCCCTCCATCCCGGTTCTCGTCGTCTCGGCTGCGCTGCTTTGCGCTCTATGCGCGGGCGGACCTTCTGCCGAGGCCCAGGTCTTCCTGACCGCGCCTTCCGATGTCGCAAAAGTGCGGATCAAGGAAAGCGCGCCTGCGGCGAGGGCGCCGACGTTCGCGCCTTTCGTCTATCCAGGGACGGCCAGGCCAGAGCCTCAATATCAGCCCGAGCGCGTCACCCAGCTTCAGCCCGCTGCAAAGCCGTCCGCCGCCGCGCCAGCGCCGACCAGGGCCTCGCCGTCGCAAATCCCGGGCCCTCCGGCGTCGTCTGCGCCGGCGCAGCGCTCCCCGGCGGCGCCCGCCGCTCCGCTGGCGGATTCGAGCGCGTCTCGCGCCGCCTCCGTGTCTTCTGCGCTGGGCGCCGGCACGGTGCTGCGGCATTTGACCAACAATGTGCAGGGATTTCGTCTCGCGGGGGAAATCGGCGCCTCGGAATGGCCGATGTATGTGACCGACGCCCAGGCGAGAAGAAAGCTCCAGTTCCAGATCGGCTACATCGCGGCGGTGTCCGTGATGCCCGAAGCGTCGACGATGACGCTGATGATCAACGACGAGATCGTCGGCGAAACCCCCATCCGCGCGGTCGCCGCGGTCAAGACCGTGGTGTTCGACATTCCGCAGAATTTGTTGCGGCCCGGATTCAACTCGATCCGGATTTCGACGGACCAGAGACATCGCGTCGATTGCTCCATCGAAGCCACTTACGAGCTCTGGACCCAGATCGATCCGACGCAGACCGGACTGATTCTGAGCGAGGCCGACGCGAGCATCGACAACCTCGCCGATCTCGGCGCCCTGTTGCCGGACGAGCAGGGGGCTCTGCCCATCCGCGCCGTGCTTCCTCGCAACCCGCAACCCGCCAATGTGGCGCGCGTCTCGCGTGCGGCGCAGCTCATCTCGATCATCGGAAGGTTCGAGCAGCCTGTGATCGACGCCGGCGCTCCGGCGGGCGGCCGTTATGGCGTCAATCTCGTGGTCGGCGTCGGCCGTGAGGTGGTGGACGTGCTGGGGCCGAATGTTCTCAGCTATATCGATCGGCCGCGCGCCGTCGTGCTGCCGGCGACGGCGGATCGGCGCACGACCATCGTCATCACGGGCGCCACTCCCGCCCAGGTCGACGACGCGCTCAAGCTCTTCATCGTCGGCAAGACGCTCAAAGGCGCGCCCGCGGGAATTCGCGCCGCCGCCGCGTTCCCCGGCTATCGCGTCGAGGGCGGCCAGCGGGTGAAGCTGCGGGATCTCGGCCTCGTGAGCGAGGAGTTCTCCGGCCGGCTGTTCCGTGTGGCGTTCAACATCGTCATGCCCTCGGACTTCTATCCCGCCGATTACGGCCGGGCGTCGGTGAGCGTCGCGGGCGGCTATGCGCCGGGACTTACGTCGCGCGCGCAGCTGATGATGAAGATCAACGACAGGACCGCGGTCAGCCTTGGTCTGCTCAAATCCTCGGGCGACGTCTTCAGGGACAACCCTTTGCCGCTGCCGCTCGGATTCCTGCGGCCCGGGTTGAACCGGATCGAAATCGAAGCGCAGGTGCCGACGAAAAGCGACGAGAGCTGCGATCCCCTGGCGACGATCAACGCGAGCAACCGCTTCCTGTTCCTCGACCAGACCGAAATCCGGATTCCCGCCATCGCGCGGGTCGGCCGCATGCCCGATCTCGCGGTGACGGCGACCGGCGGCTTCCCTTACGCCGGAGCGGCGCGGAAGCCGAAGCTCTACCTTCCGAGCTTCGACGAGAAATCGATAGGCGCGGCGCTGACGGTGGCCGCCCATCTCGGCGTGGTGGCGGGATCGCCGCTCAATTTCGAAGTCACGACCACGCCGCCGGGCAAGGGTCAGGGGCCGACGCTCGCAGTGGGCCCGTTCGAGTCGCTCGATCCTTCCATCATGCGCCAGCTCTTGATGCCGATCAGCGATCTGCGGGAGGTGTGGAAAACCAAGATCAACGCGCCCGCGCAGGTCCATCGGGACAATGAAATCCTCACGCCGCGCGAAGCGGCGGCTCGCAACCGCGAGCTTCTGCAGGCCAATTTCCCGATGGCGTGCCACGTTCCCTCCAGCCGCGAAGCAAAACGCGCCATCGGCGGGCGCGTGCGTTTCGCCGACATCGATTTCAACTCGGTGGCGAGCGTGCTGGATCTGGCCTCGGCCGCCACTCTGGAGTCCAAGGACGACCCCGGCGCCGCCCCCCAATCCCGCGACCTGTTCGAGGAATGGGACGCCAAGATGCACGCCGACAAATCGGTTTCAAACGTCGTGCGCGCTTGGTTCATGCGCGCGAGAGAGTGGGGCGTTTCCAAATTCACCGACGCCGGGAGCTGGATGCGCAAGGGTCTGGAGCAGAGCGAAACCGAGGAAAGACTCGTCACGGCCGACGTTCTGCTGGCCCTTGCGCAAAATATCCTCGGCGACAGCAGCGAGGATGTGTGGACCGTGGTGACCGGCCCCAACGCCGACTATCTTTCCGAAGCGGTGAGTTGCCTGGTCGATCCGCGCGTATCGCGGCAGATCGCAGGGCGCCTGTCCACGCTCGATATTCTGCAGGCGCGCATGAATGTGGCTTACACGGAAACGCCCCGCTTCGTGGCGACCCAGCCTCCGTCGATCGGCAATATAAGGCTGATCGCGGCCGGCTGGCTGTCCCTGCACGCTCTCGTCTATGTGCTCAGCGCGCTCTCCATCTCGGCCGTTCTGGCGCTGTCGACCCGCATCTTCGTCCGCAATGTGGGGAGGAAAACGGATTGA
- the bcsA gene encoding UDP-forming cellulose synthase catalytic subunit, whose protein sequence is MFGLRAFLWIASGAAAILLLTQPVSVQAQLSLSVTVIAALIVVWMIGRGKLARQLFLALASFSIIRYVYWRVSYTLPPASDPVGLTLGSMLLAAELYCVVILVVSLIVNADPVKRKPQKRLPDDVLPVVDVFVPTYNEDEYILATTVAAARSMDYPKDKLNVWLLDDGGTDQKCNDKDPIKAEAARQRRASLQALCKQMGVIYQTRARNEHAKAGNMNAALAHAKGDIVLVFDADHAPFRAFLQETVGYFLEDPKLFLVQTPHVFLNPDPIEKNLRTFNRMPSENEMFYSLTQRGLDKWDASFFCGSAALLRRSALAETGGFSGVTITEDCETAFELHARGYHSVFVDKPLIAGLQPETFSSFIGQRVRWCQGMLQIMILKNPLFKKGLRPIQKLGYLSSMTFWWFPFPRLVFMLAPLSYILFDVKIFVSNVDEAIAYTLTYMIVNVMLQNYLFGVVRWPWVSELYEYCQGVFLSKAIVSVVLNPRKPTFNVTAKGLTLENDHLSELAWPFFAMYGLLLTGTVVAAYRYIFEPGTGNLMLIVGLWNTFSMLMAGVGLGAVSERKQPDRHPRLTINRTGLLAVNGELARCKIVNVSAGGCAFHVEGDLPSALLEGDATNARLIVDAIGDMTGDGSLPLILLRSDEGDRKLYACEFDTMHPHEYFVLADLMYGDSDALPKFLESRRKHKSIWAGTGQFIWWGIVEPFRAVAYLFKRFSASPSIEEPAPTPEPSTIWLHRLAAKANDGPPSAEHKAQPQKAGASSKSA, encoded by the coding sequence ATGTTCGGGTTGCGTGCGTTCTTGTGGATAGCGTCGGGCGCAGCGGCCATCCTGCTGCTGACCCAGCCCGTCAGCGTACAGGCGCAGCTGTCCCTGAGCGTCACCGTAATCGCAGCGCTGATCGTGGTGTGGATGATCGGCCGCGGCAAGCTCGCCCGCCAGCTCTTTCTCGCGCTCGCAAGCTTCAGCATAATCCGCTACGTCTACTGGCGCGTCAGCTATACGCTGCCTCCGGCCTCCGATCCCGTCGGCCTCACGCTCGGATCGATGCTGCTGGCCGCCGAGCTGTACTGCGTCGTCATTCTCGTCGTCAGCCTCATCGTCAACGCCGATCCAGTCAAGCGCAAGCCTCAAAAGCGGCTGCCCGACGATGTGCTGCCGGTGGTCGACGTATTCGTGCCCACCTACAACGAGGACGAATATATCCTTGCGACCACCGTCGCGGCCGCGCGTTCGATGGATTATCCCAAAGACAAGTTGAACGTATGGCTCCTCGACGACGGCGGCACGGATCAGAAATGCAACGATAAGGATCCGATCAAGGCCGAAGCCGCGCGGCAACGGCGCGCCTCGCTGCAGGCCCTGTGCAAGCAGATGGGGGTGATCTACCAGACCCGAGCGCGCAACGAGCACGCCAAGGCAGGCAATATGAACGCCGCGCTCGCCCACGCCAAGGGCGACATCGTTCTCGTTTTCGACGCCGACCATGCGCCGTTCCGGGCTTTTCTGCAGGAGACGGTCGGGTATTTTCTCGAGGACCCCAAACTCTTTCTCGTGCAGACGCCTCACGTCTTTCTCAATCCCGATCCGATCGAAAAAAATCTCCGCACCTTCAATCGAATGCCGTCAGAGAACGAGATGTTCTATTCGCTGACGCAACGCGGCCTCGACAAATGGGACGCCTCTTTCTTCTGCGGCTCCGCCGCGCTGCTGAGGCGTTCGGCCCTGGCCGAAACCGGCGGATTTTCCGGCGTGACGATCACGGAGGATTGCGAGACCGCGTTCGAGCTCCATGCCCGCGGCTACCATAGCGTCTTCGTCGACAAGCCGCTGATCGCAGGCCTGCAGCCGGAAACATTCTCGTCCTTCATCGGGCAGCGCGTGCGCTGGTGCCAGGGCATGCTGCAGATCATGATTCTCAAGAACCCTTTGTTCAAGAAGGGTCTCAGGCCGATCCAGAAACTCGGCTATCTCTCCAGCATGACGTTCTGGTGGTTTCCGTTTCCCCGCCTCGTCTTCATGCTGGCTCCGCTCAGCTACATCCTCTTCGACGTGAAGATCTTCGTGTCGAACGTGGACGAGGCGATCGCCTATACGTTGACCTACATGATCGTCAACGTGATGCTGCAGAACTATCTCTTCGGCGTGGTGCGCTGGCCCTGGGTGTCGGAGCTCTATGAATATTGCCAGGGCGTGTTCCTTTCCAAAGCGATCGTTTCCGTGGTGCTCAATCCTCGCAAGCCGACCTTCAACGTCACTGCGAAGGGCCTCACGCTGGAGAACGACCATCTCTCCGAACTCGCCTGGCCGTTTTTCGCGATGTACGGCTTGCTGCTGACCGGGACCGTGGTGGCGGCCTATCGCTATATTTTCGAGCCCGGCACCGGCAATCTGATGCTGATCGTCGGACTGTGGAACACTTTCAGCATGCTCATGGCGGGCGTGGGTCTCGGCGCGGTGTCGGAGCGCAAGCAGCCCGACCGCCATCCGCGCCTCACGATCAACCGCACCGGCCTTCTCGCGGTCAACGGCGAACTCGCGCGTTGCAAGATAGTCAACGTATCCGCGGGCGGCTGCGCATTCCATGTCGAAGGCGATCTTCCGTCGGCGTTGCTGGAGGGAGACGCGACCAATGCGCGGCTCATCGTCGATGCTATCGGCGACATGACCGGAGACGGTTCTCTGCCGCTGATTCTGCTGCGCAGCGACGAGGGCGACCGCAAGCTTTACGCCTGCGAGTTCGACACCATGCACCCGCATGAATATTTCGTTCTCGCCGATCTCATGTACGGCGATTCCGACGCCCTGCCGAAATTTCTGGAAAGCCGGCGCAAGCACAAGAGCATCTGGGCGGGCACGGGGCAATTCATCTGGTGGGGGATCGTCGAGCCGTTCCGCGCGGTCGCCTATCTCTTCAAGCGCTTCTCTGCGTCGCCTTCGATCGAGGAGCCGGCGCCGACGCCGGAGCCCTCGACGATCTGGCTGCACAGACTCGCGGCCAAAGCGAACGACGGACCGCCTTCCGCCGAGCACAAGGCCCAACCGCAAAAGGCGGGAGCGAGCTCGAAATCCGCATGA